The Pseudomonas fragi DNA window TCGGTGGCAGCGGGATCAGGCTGGTGCTCCCTGCCACCGGTTTGGGCACGGCCCGCGGGGTGATTTGCGGATACGGGGTCGGCGTGGCAGTGCCCGGCGAACCCGGGGCCGCCGTTACGGGGGTACTCGGTACCGGGGTCAATTCCGTCGCCTGGGCCGCACTTATCAAGAGCGCGTTCCACACAATGGCCGTTAGAATAGTACGTTTCATCAATCACTCCGTTGCCAGACCGGCTTGTCTGCCCTCAGGCTACTCGTAACCTGCGGTTTTTGCCCCCCTCAATGAGATTTCCATGAAACGTTTTGTTTTGCTCGACACCACTCCGATCCCCGAAAACGGCGGTGCCTTGTGCCTGTTCGAGTATGGCGAAGACTTCGTGATCAAGATTCAGGGCGGCGACGGCGGCCAACTGATGAACACGCGCATGCACGGTTCCGAAGACGCACTGGCTGAAATCCCCTGCCGCAAAGTCGCCGGCCGCCCACAATCGCGGGTACTGATCGGCGGCCTGGGCATGGGTTTCACCCTGGCCTCGGCCCTCAAGCACCTGGGCAAAACCGCCGAAGTGGTGGTGGCCGAGTTGGTGCCCGGCGTCGTGGAATGGAACCGCGGCCCGCTGGGCGAAAAATCGGGCAACCCGCTGCAAGACCCGCGCACCGTGATTCGCATGGAAGACGTGGCCAAGGTGCTGCAAGCCGAACCCAACGGCTTTGACGCCATCATGCTCGACGTCGACAACGGCCCCGAAGGCCTGACCCAAAAGGCCAACAGCTGGCTGTACTCGGCGGGCGGCCTGAGTGCCTGCGCCAAGGCCCTGCGCCCTAAAGGCGTACTGGCAGTATGGTCTGCCAGTGCCGACAAACAGTTTTCGGACAAGCTGCGCAAAGCCGGTTTCAAGGCTGAGGAAGTCCAGGTATTTGCCCACGGCAACAAGGGCACACGGCATACCATCTGGATTGCAGAAAAAATCAAAGGCTGATCAACAGCTAAACTTAACGACATAACCGTCATCAGTCCTACAAGGTGAACCCATGAGTTCGGCGAACCCACCCTCCCACACCGCCAAGCTGGACCGCATCCTGGCCGATGCCCAGCGTGACCGCGAAATGGGCTACCGCGACAAGGCCCTGAAAATGTACCCCCATGTGTGCGGCCGCTGCGCGCGTGAATTTGCCGGCAAG harbors:
- a CDS encoding spermidine synthase produces the protein MKRFVLLDTTPIPENGGALCLFEYGEDFVIKIQGGDGGQLMNTRMHGSEDALAEIPCRKVAGRPQSRVLIGGLGMGFTLASALKHLGKTAEVVVAELVPGVVEWNRGPLGEKSGNPLQDPRTVIRMEDVAKVLQAEPNGFDAIMLDVDNGPEGLTQKANSWLYSAGGLSACAKALRPKGVLAVWSASADKQFSDKLRKAGFKAEEVQVFAHGNKGTRHTIWIAEKIKG